A genomic stretch from Roseovarius nanhaiticus includes:
- the hemA gene encoding 5-aminolevulinate synthase — MDYTAKLDEALGRLHEEGRYRTFIDIERRRGQFPHAVWTAPDGSERDITVWCGNDYLGMGQHPEVLSAMHEAIDATGAGSGGTRNISGTTVYHKRLEAELADLHGKEAALLFTSAYIANDATLSTLPKLFPGLIIYSDALNHASMIEGVRRNGGAKRVFRHNDVEHLRELMAADDPAAPKLVAFESVYSMDGDFGPIEALCDAADEFGALTYIDEVHAVGMYGPRGGGVSERDRLAHRIDIINGTLAKAYGVMGGYIAASAKMCDAVRSYAPGFIFTTSLSPAVAAGAAASVAFLKRDQTLRERHQTQAKILKLRLKGMGLPLIDHGSHIVPVMVGDPKHTKKLSDMLLEGYGIYVQPINFPTVPRGTERLRFTPSPVHGPKEIDKLVTAMDALWSHCALNRAEMSA, encoded by the coding sequence ATCGACTATACCGCCAAACTGGACGAGGCCTTGGGCCGCCTACACGAGGAGGGGCGTTATCGCACCTTCATCGATATTGAACGGCGGCGCGGGCAGTTTCCGCATGCAGTGTGGACGGCGCCCGACGGGTCCGAGCGCGACATCACCGTCTGGTGCGGCAATGACTATCTGGGTATGGGCCAGCATCCCGAGGTGCTGAGCGCGATGCATGAGGCGATCGACGCGACCGGCGCCGGTTCTGGCGGCACGCGCAATATTTCGGGAACCACCGTCTATCACAAGCGGCTTGAGGCCGAGCTGGCCGACCTTCATGGCAAGGAGGCGGCGCTTCTCTTCACGTCCGCATACATCGCCAATGACGCAACGCTCAGCACGCTGCCCAAGCTGTTTCCCGGTCTCATCATCTACTCCGACGCGCTGAACCACGCCTCGATGATCGAGGGGGTGCGCCGCAATGGCGGGGCCAAGCGGGTGTTCCGTCACAACGACGTTGAGCATCTGCGCGAGCTGATGGCCGCCGATGACCCTGCCGCGCCCAAGCTGGTCGCGTTCGAGAGCGTCTATTCGATGGATGGCGATTTCGGCCCGATCGAGGCGCTGTGCGATGCGGCTGACGAGTTTGGCGCATTGACCTATATCGATGAGGTTCACGCGGTGGGCATGTACGGCCCGCGCGGCGGTGGCGTAAGCGAGCGTGACCGCCTCGCGCACCGGATCGATATCATCAACGGCACGCTGGCCAAGGCGTATGGCGTCATGGGCGGCTATATCGCCGCCTCGGCCAAGATGTGCGACGCGGTGCGCAGCTATGCGCCCGGGTTCATCTTTACCACGTCGCTGTCGCCTGCCGTGGCCGCCGGCGCCGCTGCCAGCGTCGCCTTTCTCAAGCGTGATCAGACCCTGCGCGAGCGGCATCAGACGCAGGCCAAGATCCTTAAACTGCGTCTGAAGGGCATGGGTTTGCCGCTGATCGATCATGGTAGCCATATCGTGCCCGTGATGGTGGGCGATCCCAAACATACCAAGAAACTCAGTGACATGCTGCTTGAGGGCTACGGCATTTACGTGCAGCCGATCAACTTCCCCACGGTGCCGCGCGGGACCGAGCGGTTGCGCTTTACCCCGTCACCGGTGCACGGACCCAAAGAGATCGACAAGCTCGTAACTGCGATGGATGCGCTCTGGAGTCACTGTGCGCTAAATCGTGCCGAGATGAGCGCCTGA
- a CDS encoding helix-turn-helix domain-containing protein has protein sequence MILRRFSRKSAIEETEPRGFDSFDLRLGDLMRGERATMGKSLLDVERELRIKASYVAAIENANPDAFDTPGFIPGYVRSYARYLGMDPDRAFATFCTESGFSIAHGMSAAASSVRRSDTPIPRATGRGDARLTAPSTPFIPASESVLSRIEPGAIGSVAVLVALIGAIGYGGWSVLNEVQRVQVTPVENTPDVLADLDPLAGVQTRRAETASQDDVATVGLGAPEGDTLDRLYRPEALDVPVLVARDGPISTLDPMQGGTLPGVSVASAEPSATDVSAEPNAIDAAIASIISPQVVADAPTEVQMVAVRPAWVRVRSADGTVIFEGVMNAGDTYDVPQTEVPPTLRVGESGAIYFKVAGAHYGPAGPRGSVSSNIALAPGDLTGTLDVADLARDSDLERYVAELGSDLTAPAVPPASE, from the coding sequence ATGATTTTGCGCAGGTTTTCGCGAAAGAGCGCGATTGAAGAGACCGAGCCGCGTGGCTTCGACTCGTTTGACCTGCGGCTTGGCGACCTCATGCGAGGCGAACGTGCCACCATGGGCAAATCGCTGCTGGACGTCGAGCGCGAGCTGCGCATCAAAGCCAGTTATGTTGCCGCCATTGAAAACGCCAATCCCGACGCCTTTGACACACCCGGCTTCATTCCCGGTTACGTGCGCTCATACGCGCGTTATCTCGGAATGGACCCCGACCGTGCCTTTGCGACCTTCTGCACCGAAAGCGGGTTTTCCATCGCGCATGGCATGTCCGCAGCCGCATCCTCGGTGCGGCGCAGCGACACTCCAATTCCGCGCGCAACGGGCCGGGGTGACGCACGCCTGACAGCGCCGAGCACGCCTTTCATTCCCGCCAGCGAGAGCGTTCTTTCCCGGATCGAGCCGGGGGCCATCGGATCGGTCGCCGTTCTGGTCGCACTGATCGGTGCCATCGGCTACGGTGGGTGGAGTGTTCTGAACGAGGTGCAGCGCGTTCAGGTGACCCCGGTCGAAAACACGCCGGACGTTCTGGCCGATCTGGACCCGCTTGCAGGTGTCCAGACCCGCCGAGCCGAGACAGCCTCGCAGGACGATGTCGCCACCGTTGGGCTTGGCGCGCCCGAAGGTGACACGCTGGATCGCCTCTATCGCCCCGAGGCGCTGGACGTGCCGGTGCTCGTGGCACGCGACGGGCCGATCTCGACTCTTGACCCGATGCAAGGCGGCACGCTGCCTGGCGTCTCTGTAGCCTCCGCCGAGCCGAGCGCCACCGATGTCAGCGCCGAGCCGAATGCGATTGATGCCGCTATCGCGTCCATCATCAGCCCGCAGGTCGTGGCCGATGCCCCCACCGAAGTGCAGATGGTCGCTGTGCGTCCGGCGTGGGTGCGCGTGCGCTCTGCCGATGGCACCGTGATCTTTGAGGGCGTCATGAACGCAGGCGACACCTACGATGTGCCGCAAACCGAGGTGCCGCCAACGCTTCGCGTGGGCGAGTCGGGGGCGATCTATTTCAAGGTTGCAGGCGCACATTATGGGCCTGCCGGCCCGCGCGGCTCGGTCTCGTCGAACATCGCGCTTGCGCCCGGAGATCTGACCGGCACCCTGGACGTGGCCGACCTGGCGCGGGATTCCGATCTGGAGCGTTACGTCGCCGAGTTGGGTAGCGATCTTACCGCACCGGCAGTGCCGCCGGCATCCGAGTAA
- the ispG gene encoding flavodoxin-dependent (E)-4-hydroxy-3-methylbut-2-enyl-diphosphate synthase codes for MSLYSIRPWRHIERRQSRQIHVGSVPVGGGAPISVQTMTNTATTDVAGTVAQIQAAADAGADIVRVSVPDEASSKALKDIVLESPVPIVADIHFHYKRGIEAAEAGAACLRINPGNIGSPDRVRDVIAAARDHNCSIRIGVNAGSLERHLLEKYGEPCPDAMVESGLEHIRILQDNDFHEFKISVKASDVFMAAAAYQQLADATDAPIHLGITEAGGLISGTVKSAIGMGNLLWAGIGDTIRVSLSADPVEEVKMGFEILKSLGLRHRGVNIISCPSCARQGFDVIKTVEALEQRLEHIKTPMSLSIIGCVVNGPGEALMTDVGFTGGGAGSGMVYLAGKQSHKLSNEQMIEHIVEQVEKRAAEIEAGEVEVAAAE; via the coding sequence ATGTCTCTCTATTCTATCCGTCCGTGGCGCCACATCGAACGGCGCCAGAGCCGTCAGATCCATGTTGGCAGCGTGCCGGTAGGTGGCGGTGCGCCCATTTCCGTGCAGACCATGACAAATACGGCGACCACCGATGTGGCCGGCACAGTGGCTCAGATCCAGGCGGCGGCGGATGCAGGTGCGGATATCGTCCGCGTTTCGGTCCCTGACGAGGCGTCTTCCAAGGCCTTGAAGGATATCGTCCTCGAGAGCCCGGTGCCCATCGTCGCCGACATTCATTTTCACTACAAGCGCGGGATCGAGGCAGCCGAGGCAGGCGCGGCCTGTCTGCGCATCAACCCGGGCAATATCGGCAGCCCCGATCGGGTGCGCGATGTGATTGCGGCGGCACGCGATCACAATTGTTCGATCCGCATTGGCGTCAACGCGGGCAGCCTCGAGCGGCATCTGCTGGAAAAATACGGCGAGCCATGCCCGGATGCGATGGTCGAATCCGGGCTGGAGCATATCCGCATTCTTCAGGACAACGATTTCCACGAATTCAAGATCAGCGTGAAGGCGTCCGATGTCTTCATGGCCGCTGCCGCCTATCAACAGCTGGCCGATGCGACGGACGCGCCCATCCATCTTGGGATCACCGAGGCGGGCGGGCTGATCAGCGGCACGGTCAAATCGGCCATCGGCATGGGCAACCTTCTATGGGCCGGTATCGGTGACACGATCCGAGTCAGCCTGAGCGCGGATCCGGTCGAAGAGGTCAAGATGGGCTTTGAGATCCTGAAATCGCTGGGTCTGCGGCACCGGGGCGTCAACATCATCAGCTGCCCCAGCTGCGCGCGGCAGGGTTTCGACGTGATCAAGACTGTCGAAGCATTGGAGCAGCGGCTGGAACATATCAAGACGCCCATGAGCCTCAGCATCATCGGCTGTGTCGTGAATGGGCCGGGCGAGGCGCTGATGACCGATGTCGGATTCACCGGAGGCGGCGCGGGGTCCGGAATGGTTTATCTGGCCGGCAAGCAGAGCCACAAGCTGAGCAATGAGCAGATGATCGAGCATATCGTCGAGCAGGTGGAAAAGCGCGCCGCCGAGATCGAGGCGGGCGAGGTCGAGGTGGCCGCTGCCGAGTGA
- a CDS encoding DsbA family protein: MNRTAIVTGVGVIVVGAALTALFTGDDAPAPAEDEISSAQASAPETETAEAAITAPAAAQSTEMDDDAFGERVRAYLLQNPEVIFEAAAVMEQRQQELQSANDTDLIQQHADALFSDENSWVGGNPEGDVTIVEFMDYRCGYCRRAFPEVEELIASDGNIRLIVKEFPILGEQSTVASRFAIATLQQLGSDAYKAVHDAMMTYKGDMAVPALAGLADDLGLDAEAITAHMDDDSVTQVIDENRALGQALQISGTPSFVMQDQILRGYIPLEGMQEIVEDVRG; this comes from the coding sequence ATGAACCGCACAGCCATTGTAACCGGAGTAGGCGTCATCGTCGTCGGTGCCGCCCTGACCGCCTTGTTCACCGGCGACGACGCGCCCGCGCCCGCCGAGGACGAGATCAGCAGCGCGCAAGCGTCCGCACCCGAGACCGAGACCGCGGAGGCCGCGATCACGGCACCGGCAGCAGCACAGAGCACGGAAATGGACGATGACGCCTTTGGCGAACGTGTCCGCGCCTACCTCTTGCAGAACCCGGAGGTCATATTCGAGGCCGCAGCCGTGATGGAGCAGCGCCAGCAAGAGCTTCAAAGCGCCAACGATACCGACCTCATCCAGCAGCACGCAGACGCACTGTTCAGCGACGAGAATTCCTGGGTCGGCGGCAATCCCGAGGGCGATGTCACCATCGTCGAGTTCATGGATTACCGCTGCGGCTATTGCCGACGCGCCTTTCCCGAGGTCGAAGAGCTGATCGCCTCCGATGGTAATATCCGTTTGATCGTCAAGGAATTCCCCATTCTGGGCGAGCAGTCCACGGTCGCCTCTCGCTTTGCGATCGCGACCCTGCAACAGCTGGGAAGTGACGCTTACAAGGCGGTCCACGACGCGATGATGACCTACAAGGGCGACATGGCGGTCCCCGCCCTCGCCGGTCTGGCCGACGATCTGGGCCTCGATGCCGAAGCGATCACCGCGCATATGGATGATGACAGCGTCACGCAGGTCATCGACGAAAATCGTGCTCTCGGCCAAGCCCTCCAGATCTCGGGTACGCCCTCCTTCGTGATGCAAGACCAGATTCTGCGCGGCTACATCCCGCTGGAAGGCATGCAGGAAATCGTCGAAGACGTGCGCGGGTAA